Proteins co-encoded in one Amaranthus tricolor cultivar Red isolate AtriRed21 chromosome 7, ASM2621246v1, whole genome shotgun sequence genomic window:
- the LOC130818581 gene encoding cyclic pyranopterin monophosphate synthase, mitochondrial-like, which translates to MIHLSIHILVLSFQMDTQLKGFKLRGTRSSPVDIFGEPPSSGPIDSEASNHESASPETQLSSSPQESEQLCKLTHIGKQGEAQMVDVSLRGSTKRTDIASCKVLLGKTVFDLVSANQLAKGDVLGVAKIAGLIGAKQTSNLIPLCHNINLSLFVVIIEKILNKEIELLENIVFLSSTFYNYWRTRQYHWYERLDCEIVTADVYLQYEKR; encoded by the exons ATGATACACTTGTCCATTCATATCTTGGTGTTATCGTTTCAAATGGACACGCAG TTAAAAGGCTTCAAACTCCGAGG AACACGTTCATCTCCGGTAGACATTTTTGGTGAACCTCCATCATCAGGTCCAATAGATTCAGAAGCTAGTAATCATGAATCCGCaagtccagaaactcaactttcATCCTCTCCTCAAGAATCTGAACAATTATGTAAATTAACACACATCGGTAAACAAGGCGAGGCACAGATGGTGGATGTCTCTCTAAGGGGATCCACCAAGAGAACTGACATTGCTAGCTGCAAAGTGTTATTGGGAAAGACGGTGTTTGATTTGGTCTCAGCAAATCAGTTAGCCAAGGGAGATGTTCTTGGTGTGGCAAAAATTGCAGGATTAATTGGGGCAAAGCAGACAAGCAACCTCATCCCTCTTTGCCATAACATTAACCTGTCACTTTTTGTG GTCATCATTGAGAAAATATTGAACAAAGAAATCGAGTTACTGGAGAATATTGTCTTTCTTAGTTCAACTTTTTACAATTAT TGGCGCACCAGACAGTATCATTGGTATGAGAGACTTGATTGTGAGATTGTAACTGCTGATGTTTACCTTCAATATGAGAAAAGGTGA